A genomic stretch from Styela clava chromosome 5, kaStyClav1.hap1.2, whole genome shotgun sequence includes:
- the LOC120343989 gene encoding LIM/homeobox protein Lhx3-like isoform X2, which yields MASSADENAENTRSIYNGLSYGDMSSVFSGIVDDDDGDREVFEDDITVDDEGDEIDDQDDVIAGSFGTRNEQMRDSISEMSFASPPDSSDNMHFSETFHSTNQLFSEYAKHEDSKFDLPSGFVTSTPMRHSNDFDKLNKSLSTSAEPTTVTSTDSQASSLKPNKTSMFNNSYDTFYSLLAKDKKLEAEIPKCTGCEHHIFDRFILKVQEKPWHSHCLKCNDCSVQLSDKCFSRGNMVFCKDDFFKRFGSKCTACGHGIPPTEVVRRAQDSVYHLECFRCFLCHEKMGTGDQFYLLEDNRLVCKKDYEQAKSRDAEIENGIKRPRTTITAKQLETLKIAYNQSPKPARHVREQLSSETGLDMRVVQVWFQNRRAKEKRIKKDAGRQRWGHFFSRGQLPSENGQGSLDVVAPPNNRRRSKTTSRVGSVCNDQQGNPATQQSPNAGFNLVHLDTGIHRSELEYQENCMGQMDSKSPFSDQAFSFPEMGNPNNFGNNCVPPLEQGAFPNCAPAAPHQGINPVAFQNLPPQIGVMGFTNDGKLATNHSYQQVQSIGHENAFMMGQNEAEAGSNSSGRSNFSDFSTSPGSWLGEIEHVHPF from the exons ATGGCGTCATCTGCAGACGAGAATGCCGAGAATACTCGTTCGATTTACAATGGACTATCTTACGGCGACATGTCGTCTGTTTTTTCGGGCATTGTCGACGATGATGATGGCGATCGAGAAGTATTTGAAGACGACATAACAGTTGATGATGAAGGCGACGAAATTGACGACCAGGACGATGTTATAGCAGGATCATTTGGAACAAGAAATGAACAAATGCGTGATTCAATCTCAGAAATGTCATTTGCATCCCCGCCCGACTCGAGCGACAATATGCATTTTTCGGAGACTTTTCATTCCACCAATCAACTGTTTTCCGAGTATGCAAAACACGAAGATTCGAAATTCGATCTGCCGTCAGGTTTCGTTACATCAACTCCAATGCGCCATTCTAATGATTTTGATAAACTAAACAAATCATTGTCTACATCAGCAGAACCTACCACCGTTACGTCTACTGATTCGCAAGCCTCATCACTGAAGCCCAACAAAACATCAATGTTCAACAATTCTTATGATACATTCTATTCGCTACTTGCCAAAGACAAAAAACTGGAAg CTGAAATCCCGAAATGCACTGGATGTGAACATCATATATTCGACAGATTTATTCTGAAAGTTCAAGAAAAGCCATGGCATTCGCATTGTCTAAAATGTAACGATTGTTCCGTACAGCTATCAGATAAATGTTTTTCTCGTGGAAATATGGTCTTTTGCAAAGATGACTTTTTCAA GCGTTTTGGTTCAAAGTGTACAGCATGTGGTCATGGAATTCCACCCACCGAGGTAGTAAGACGTGCTCAAGACAGCGTTTATCACTTGGAATGCTTCCGATGCTTTTTGTGTCATGAAAAAATGGGAACTGGTGACCAATTTTACTTGCTCGAAGACAACAGACTCGTTTGCAAGAAAGACTACGAGCAAGCCAAGTCAAGAG ATGCAGAAATTGAAAATGGTATCAAGCGACCACGGACAACTATCACAGCAAAGCAACTCGAAACTTTGAAGATAGCTTATAACCAGAGTCCAAAGCCCGCTCGACACGTGAGGGAGCAATTGAGTTCTGAAACTGGACTTGACATGAGAGTAGTGCAG GTTTGGTTCCAAAACAGAAGAGCAAAAGAGAAACGTATCAAAAAAGACGCAGGAAGACAACGATGGGGACATTTTTTCTCTCGTGGACAATTGCCTTCAGAAAATGGCCAAGGGTCACTCGATGTCGTTGCACCTCCGAATAATCGAAGAAGGTCTAAAACTACTTCAAGGGTTGGGTCAGTTTGTAATGACCAACAAGGGAATCCTGCTACTCAGCAGTCACCAAATGCCGGATTTAACTTAGTTCATTTAg ATACCGGAATTCATCGATCTGAATTGGAATACCAAGAAAATTGCATGGGGCAAATGGATTCAAAAAGTCCGTTTTCAGACCAAGCGTTCTCCTTCCCTGAAATGGGAAATCCAAACAATTTCGGAAATAATTGTGTGCCCCCTCTAGAACAGGGTGCATTTCCGAACTGCGCCCCAGCTGCACCCCATCAAGGAATAAACCCAGTTGCATTCCAGAACCTCCCTCCCCAAATTGGAGTTATGGGTTTCACAAACGATGGAAAACTTGCCACCAATCATAGTTATCAACAAGTTCAAAGCATCGGACATGAAAACGCTTTCATGATGGGACAAAATGAAGCGGAAGCGGGGTCAAACTCCAGTGGAAGATCCAATTTCAGTGACTTTTCTACCAGTCCCGGTTCCTGGCTTGGAGAAATCGAACACGTCCACCCATTTTGA
- the LOC120343989 gene encoding LIM/homeobox protein Lhx3-like isoform X1 — MATVGEQIVVSPNLLNTPILKSSEMKNFCEYRSSRKQRRFNPYGTPLGISHTLKERVENRLDSGYTSASPALTKISTSPSQMEGSYTDLASTKHSMSLSSVALASPFALNFTLDVEDSVSASNQEESEPQEGNISDIAQFSPGCIDVPIKIATQNSNTALINGDDNVENEDETEISEIIWSKNIHAKSPRPEEKGSLNQIRDIITILSEIPKCTGCEHHIFDRFILKVQEKPWHSHCLKCNDCSVQLSDKCFSRGNMVFCKDDFFKRFGSKCTACGHGIPPTEVVRRAQDSVYHLECFRCFLCHEKMGTGDQFYLLEDNRLVCKKDYEQAKSRDAEIENGIKRPRTTITAKQLETLKIAYNQSPKPARHVREQLSSETGLDMRVVQVWFQNRRAKEKRIKKDAGRQRWGHFFSRGQLPSENGQGSLDVVAPPNNRRRSKTTSRVGSVCNDQQGNPATQQSPNAGFNLVHLDTGIHRSELEYQENCMGQMDSKSPFSDQAFSFPEMGNPNNFGNNCVPPLEQGAFPNCAPAAPHQGINPVAFQNLPPQIGVMGFTNDGKLATNHSYQQVQSIGHENAFMMGQNEAEAGSNSSGRSNFSDFSTSPGSWLGEIEHVHPF; from the exons ATGGCAACCGTCGGAGAGCAAATCGTTGTTTCACCAAACTTGCTCAATACTCCAATATTAAAAAGTTCGGAAATGAAAAACTTCTGCGAATATCGTAGCAGCAGAAAACAAAGGCGATTTAATCCATACGGAACTCCACTTGGGATTTCTCACACTCTAAAGGAACGAGTGGAAAATCGATTGGACTCTGGATATACTTCAGCATCACCAGCTTTGACGAAAATTTCAACATCACCTTCGCAAATGGAAGGTTCTTACACCGACCTGGCATCAACTAAACATTCAATGTCCTTGTCGTCGGTGGCACTTGCATCGCCGTTTGCTTTAAATTTTACGTTAGACGTAGAGGACTCCGTTTCAGCAAGTAATCAAGAAGAATCTGAACCTCAAGAAGGCAACATTTCAGATATTGCTCAATTTTCTCCTGGATGCATCGATGTACCTATCAAAATTGCAACTCAGAATTCGAATACGGCTCTGATAAATGGAGACGATAATGTCGAAAATGAGGACGAAACCGAAATTTCTGAAATAATCTGGAGCAAGAACATACACGCCAAAAGCCCACGCCCAGAAGAAAAAGGAAGTTTGAATCAAATTAGGGATATTATAACTATACTTT CTGAAATCCCGAAATGCACTGGATGTGAACATCATATATTCGACAGATTTATTCTGAAAGTTCAAGAAAAGCCATGGCATTCGCATTGTCTAAAATGTAACGATTGTTCCGTACAGCTATCAGATAAATGTTTTTCTCGTGGAAATATGGTCTTTTGCAAAGATGACTTTTTCAA GCGTTTTGGTTCAAAGTGTACAGCATGTGGTCATGGAATTCCACCCACCGAGGTAGTAAGACGTGCTCAAGACAGCGTTTATCACTTGGAATGCTTCCGATGCTTTTTGTGTCATGAAAAAATGGGAACTGGTGACCAATTTTACTTGCTCGAAGACAACAGACTCGTTTGCAAGAAAGACTACGAGCAAGCCAAGTCAAGAG ATGCAGAAATTGAAAATGGTATCAAGCGACCACGGACAACTATCACAGCAAAGCAACTCGAAACTTTGAAGATAGCTTATAACCAGAGTCCAAAGCCCGCTCGACACGTGAGGGAGCAATTGAGTTCTGAAACTGGACTTGACATGAGAGTAGTGCAG GTTTGGTTCCAAAACAGAAGAGCAAAAGAGAAACGTATCAAAAAAGACGCAGGAAGACAACGATGGGGACATTTTTTCTCTCGTGGACAATTGCCTTCAGAAAATGGCCAAGGGTCACTCGATGTCGTTGCACCTCCGAATAATCGAAGAAGGTCTAAAACTACTTCAAGGGTTGGGTCAGTTTGTAATGACCAACAAGGGAATCCTGCTACTCAGCAGTCACCAAATGCCGGATTTAACTTAGTTCATTTAg ATACCGGAATTCATCGATCTGAATTGGAATACCAAGAAAATTGCATGGGGCAAATGGATTCAAAAAGTCCGTTTTCAGACCAAGCGTTCTCCTTCCCTGAAATGGGAAATCCAAACAATTTCGGAAATAATTGTGTGCCCCCTCTAGAACAGGGTGCATTTCCGAACTGCGCCCCAGCTGCACCCCATCAAGGAATAAACCCAGTTGCATTCCAGAACCTCCCTCCCCAAATTGGAGTTATGGGTTTCACAAACGATGGAAAACTTGCCACCAATCATAGTTATCAACAAGTTCAAAGCATCGGACATGAAAACGCTTTCATGATGGGACAAAATGAAGCGGAAGCGGGGTCAAACTCCAGTGGAAGATCCAATTTCAGTGACTTTTCTACCAGTCCCGGTTCCTGGCTTGGAGAAATCGAACACGTCCACCCATTTTGA